A section of the Pseudomonas fluorescens genome encodes:
- a CDS encoding CaiB/BaiF CoA transferase family protein translates to MSGPLASLKVLDFSTLLPGPFASLLLADMGAEVLRIESPTRMDLLRVLPPHDRGVSASHAYLNRNKRSLALDLKQSEALEIVRQLVADYDIVLEQFRPGVMERLGLGYEALKAINPKLIYVSITGYGQTGPYKDRAGHDINYLALSGIASYTGREDSGPLPLGVQVADVAGGSLHAVVGLLAAVIARQHSGVGQYLDVSMTDCAFSLNAMAGAAYLACGVEPGREDQVLNGGSFYDYYRSRDGRWLSVGSLEPGFMQQLCAALGCPELAAKGLSPKPGQQKALKQALQIEFERHSFEELCTLFAGVDACVEPVLSLGEALEHPQLKARELVSQVPCGDDSFQAQMACPLKFSEGLPQPRHIGVAVGAHSDEVLGELGFSTQRIAELRGAKVVG, encoded by the coding sequence ATGTCAGGCCCCTTGGCGTCCCTCAAAGTGCTGGATTTCTCGACCTTGTTGCCGGGGCCTTTCGCTTCGCTGCTGTTGGCGGACATGGGCGCCGAGGTGCTGCGTATTGAGTCCCCCACGCGCATGGACCTGCTGCGGGTGTTGCCGCCCCACGACCGTGGCGTGTCGGCCAGCCATGCCTATCTCAACCGCAACAAGCGCAGCCTGGCCCTGGACCTCAAGCAGTCCGAGGCGCTGGAGATCGTGCGGCAATTGGTGGCGGACTACGACATCGTACTGGAGCAGTTCCGCCCAGGGGTCATGGAGCGCCTGGGCTTGGGTTATGAAGCGTTGAAGGCGATCAACCCGAAGCTGATCTATGTGTCCATCACTGGCTACGGCCAGACCGGCCCCTACAAGGACCGCGCCGGACACGACATCAACTACCTGGCACTGTCCGGCATCGCCAGCTACACCGGGCGCGAGGACAGCGGCCCGTTGCCCCTGGGCGTACAAGTGGCGGATGTGGCTGGCGGCTCGCTGCACGCCGTGGTCGGCCTGCTGGCGGCGGTGATTGCGCGCCAGCACAGCGGGGTGGGCCAATACCTGGATGTGAGCATGACCGACTGTGCCTTCAGCCTCAACGCCATGGCCGGTGCAGCTTACCTGGCCTGTGGCGTGGAGCCCGGGCGCGAAGACCAGGTACTCAATGGCGGCAGCTTCTACGATTACTACCGCTCGCGGGATGGGCGCTGGCTGTCGGTGGGCAGCCTGGAACCGGGGTTCATGCAGCAACTGTGTGCTGCGCTGGGATGTCCGGAACTGGCGGCCAAGGGGTTGTCGCCCAAGCCTGGGCAGCAGAAGGCCCTCAAGCAGGCATTGCAGATTGAGTTTGAGCGGCACAGTTTTGAGGAGCTGTGTACGTTGTTTGCCGGGGTAGACGCTTGCGTGGAACCGGTGCTCAGCCTTGGGGAAGCGTTGGAGCATCCGCAATTAAAGGCCAGGGAGCTGGTCAGCCAGGTGCCGTGTGGGGATGACTCGTTCCAGGCGCAGATGGCCTGCCCGCTGAAATTTTCCGAGGGGTTGCCGCAGCCGAGGCATATTGGGGTGGCGGTAGGGGCGCACAGTGATGAGGTGTTGGGTGAGTTGGGTTTCAGCACTCAGCGGATTGCCGAGCTGCGGGGTGCCAAGGTCGTAGGATAG
- a CDS encoding Yip1 family protein: MIHHVVGLFTHPDQEWREIRGDKEESIGHMYLTHTLILAAIPAVSAFIGTTQVGWVIGNRSPVMLTQESALWMTIMSYLAMLGGVAVMGAFIHWMARTYDANPSMARCVAFATYTATPLFIGGLAALYPHMWLGMVVGTAAICYTVYLLYVGLPTFMSIDPDEGFLFSSSVLAVGLVVLVAIMAFTVIVWGLGVGPIYTS, encoded by the coding sequence ATGATCCATCACGTCGTGGGGCTTTTCACCCATCCCGACCAGGAATGGCGGGAAATTCGTGGCGATAAAGAAGAAAGCATCGGCCACATGTACCTCACTCACACGCTGATTCTTGCGGCGATCCCCGCCGTATCAGCCTTTATCGGCACCACCCAGGTCGGCTGGGTCATCGGCAACCGCTCCCCGGTCATGCTGACCCAGGAAAGTGCGTTGTGGATGACCATCATGTCGTACCTGGCGATGCTCGGCGGCGTTGCGGTAATGGGCGCCTTCATTCACTGGATGGCACGTACCTATGATGCCAATCCGAGCATGGCGCGCTGCGTCGCGTTCGCCACCTACACCGCCACGCCGCTGTTTATCGGCGGGCTGGCGGCGCTGTATCCGCATATGTGGCTGGGCATGGTCGTGGGCACCGCCGCCATCTGCTACACGGTGTACCTGCTGTATGTAGGATTGCCGACCTTCATGAGCATCGACCCGGACGAAGGCTTCCTGTTTTCCAGCTCGGTGCTGGCGGTAGGCCTGGTGGTACTGGTGGCAATCATGGCCTTTACCGTGATCGTCTGGGGCCTCGGCGTGGGGCCGATCTACACCAGCTGA
- a CDS encoding dicarboxylate/amino acid:cation symporter, with protein MTTRQPFYKTLYFQVIVAIVIGILLGHFYPQTGVALKPLGDGFIKLIKMVIAPIIFCTVVSGIAGMQSMKSVGKTGGYALLYFEIVSTIALLIGLIVVNVVQPGVGMHIDVATLDASKVAAYVTAGKDQSIVGFILNVIPNTIVGAFANGDILQVLMFSVIFGFALHRLGAYGKPVLDFIDRFAHVMFNIINMIMKLAPIGALGAMAFTIGAYGVGSLVQLGQLMICFYITCILFVLVVLGGICRAHGFSILKLVRYIREELLIVLGTSSSESALPRMLIKMERLGAKKSVVGLVIPTGYSFNLDGTSIYLTMAAVFIAQATDTHMDITHQITLLLVLLLSSKGAAGVTGSGFIVLAATLSAVGHLPVAGLALILGIDRFMSEARALTNLVGNAVATIVVAKWVKELDTDKLQSELASGGTGISETRELDDLGVAEGPAPAIK; from the coding sequence ATGACGACTCGTCAGCCGTTCTACAAAACCCTGTACTTCCAGGTAATCGTTGCCATCGTTATCGGTATCCTGCTCGGTCACTTCTACCCGCAGACCGGTGTGGCCCTCAAGCCCCTGGGTGACGGCTTTATCAAGCTGATCAAAATGGTCATCGCCCCCATCATCTTCTGTACCGTGGTCAGCGGCATCGCCGGCATGCAGAGCATGAAGTCGGTGGGCAAGACCGGTGGCTACGCGCTGCTGTACTTCGAAATCGTATCCACCATCGCCCTGCTGATTGGCCTGATCGTGGTCAACGTGGTGCAGCCAGGCGTTGGCATGCACATCGATGTCGCCACCCTGGATGCGTCGAAAGTGGCCGCTTATGTCACCGCCGGTAAAGACCAGAGCATCGTCGGCTTTATCCTCAACGTGATCCCCAACACCATCGTCGGCGCCTTCGCCAACGGCGATATCCTGCAAGTACTGATGTTCTCGGTGATCTTCGGTTTCGCCCTGCATCGCCTGGGTGCCTATGGCAAGCCGGTGCTGGACTTCATCGATCGCTTCGCCCACGTGATGTTCAACATCATCAACATGATCATGAAGCTCGCGCCAATTGGTGCCCTGGGCGCCATGGCGTTCACCATCGGGGCCTACGGTGTTGGCTCGCTGGTGCAACTGGGCCAGTTGATGATCTGCTTCTACATCACCTGCATTCTGTTCGTACTGGTCGTATTGGGTGGCATCTGCCGCGCCCACGGCTTCAGCATCCTGAAACTGGTGCGCTACATCCGTGAAGAACTGCTGATCGTACTGGGTACTTCCTCCTCTGAATCCGCACTGCCGCGCATGCTGATCAAGATGGAGCGCCTGGGCGCGAAGAAATCGGTGGTTGGCCTGGTTATCCCGACTGGCTACTCCTTCAACCTCGACGGTACTTCGATCTACCTGACCATGGCTGCCGTGTTTATCGCCCAGGCGACTGACACCCACATGGACATCACCCATCAGATCACCCTGCTGCTGGTGCTGTTGCTGTCCTCCAAAGGCGCTGCCGGCGTGACGGGCAGTGGTTTCATCGTACTGGCCGCGACCCTGTCGGCCGTTGGCCACCTGCCGGTGGCCGGCCTGGCGCTGATCCTCGGTATCGACCGCTTCATGTCCGAAGCGCGTGCGCTGACCAACCTGGTCGGTAATGCTGTGGCGACCATCGTTGTCGCCAAGTGGGTCAAGGAGCTGGACACCGACAAGCTGCAAAGCGAACTGGCTTCCGGCGGTACCGGTATCTCCGAAACCCGTGAACTGGACGACCTGGGCGTAGCCGAAGGCCCGGCCCCGGCGATCAAGTAA
- a CDS encoding response regulator transcription factor — protein MKLLVVEDEALLRHHLLTRLGDSGHVVEAVANAEEALYQTGQFNHDLAIIDLGLPGMDGLGLIRQLRAQAKTFPILILTARGNWQDKVEGLAAGADDYVVKPFQFEELEARMNALLRRSSGFTQSTIVAGPLLLDLNRKQASLDEQPLALTAYEYRILEYLMRHHQQVVAKDRLMEQLYPDDDERDPNVIEVLVGRLRRKLEGPAGFKPIDTVRGLGYLFNERCR, from the coding sequence ATGAAATTGCTGGTTGTCGAAGATGAGGCGTTGTTGCGCCATCACCTGTTGACCCGTCTTGGCGACAGTGGCCACGTGGTCGAAGCCGTGGCCAACGCCGAAGAGGCCCTGTACCAGACCGGGCAATTCAATCATGACCTGGCGATCATCGACCTGGGGCTGCCGGGCATGGACGGCCTGGGCTTGATCCGCCAACTGCGGGCCCAGGCCAAGACCTTCCCGATCCTGATCCTCACCGCGCGCGGTAACTGGCAGGACAAGGTCGAAGGCCTGGCTGCCGGGGCTGACGACTATGTGGTCAAACCCTTCCAGTTCGAGGAGCTGGAGGCGCGGATGAACGCCCTGTTGCGCCGCTCCAGCGGCTTTACCCAATCGACCATCGTCGCCGGCCCCTTGCTGCTCGACCTCAATCGCAAACAGGCATCCCTGGATGAGCAGCCCCTGGCGCTGACGGCGTATGAGTACCGAATCCTCGAATACCTGATGCGTCACCACCAGCAAGTGGTGGCCAAGGATCGGTTGATGGAGCAACTCTATCCCGATGACGACGAGCGTGATCCGAACGTGATTGAAGTGCTGGTCGGCCGTCTGCGTCGCAAGCTAGAAGGTCCGGCCGGGTTCAAGCCCATCGATACCGTGCGCGGCCTGGGTTACCTGTTTAACGAGCGCTGCCGTTGA
- a CDS encoding DNA-3-methyladenine glycosylase I, translated as MRDYKWLHEYCLNRFGSTAELEAHLPVPKTSAQLRQISDDRYLSTLSLRVFRAGLKHSVVDAKWPAFEQVFFGFDPEKVVLMGAEHLERLMQDTRIIRHLGKLKSVPRNAQMILDVAQEKGSFGALIADWPVTDIVGLWKYLSKHGHQLGGLSAPRFLRMVGKDTFVPSYDVVAALNAQEIVDKAPTSLRDLATVQAAFNQWHVESGRPMCQLSMMLAYTVNH; from the coding sequence ATGCGCGATTACAAATGGCTGCACGAATACTGCCTGAACCGCTTTGGTTCGACGGCCGAGCTGGAAGCCCATCTGCCAGTGCCCAAGACATCGGCGCAGTTGCGTCAGATCAGCGATGATCGTTATCTGTCGACCCTGTCGCTGCGGGTGTTCCGCGCCGGGCTCAAGCACAGTGTGGTGGATGCCAAGTGGCCGGCGTTCGAGCAGGTGTTCTTCGGCTTCGATCCAGAAAAAGTCGTGTTGATGGGCGCCGAGCACCTTGAGCGCCTGATGCAGGACACACGAATCATCCGTCATCTGGGCAAGCTCAAGAGCGTGCCGCGCAATGCGCAGATGATCCTCGATGTCGCGCAGGAAAAGGGCAGCTTTGGTGCACTGATTGCCGATTGGCCGGTGACCGATATCGTCGGTTTGTGGAAATACCTGAGCAAGCACGGCCACCAGTTGGGCGGGTTGTCGGCGCCGCGTTTCTTGCGCATGGTGGGCAAGGACACGTTTGTGCCCAGCTATGACGTGGTCGCGGCGCTCAATGCACAGGAGATTGTCGACAAGGCCCCTACCAGCCTGCGGGACCTGGCGACGGTGCAGGCAGCATTCAACCAGTGGCACGTCGAGAGCGGGCGGCCGATGTGCCAGTTGTCGATGATGCTGGCTTATACGGTCAATCATTGA
- a CDS encoding ATP-binding protein has translation MNSIFLRIYGGMCAALILVALLGVLALHLLNEVRSGQYREHLAHGTFALMGDNLQPMSSIERKRALAVWERLLGIPLQLQTVADARLDLSQRNRLQRGQVLVEQTGPHAARVLRLVSETEQLLLTGEVQQISEQLARATIYLLADELVRFPVAEQPQRLADLKEAKGFGFEMHLLKLDDADMDEDQRRRVAEGDTVMALGKGGDSIRVFAGMVGTPWVLEIGPLYQMNPYPAQWLVLIALIGLTLIGLIVYLLVRQLERRLRGLEAAATRIAKGNLEARVPARGADSVGRLAAAFNGMAEHLQRLLAIQRELVRAVSHELRTPVARLRFGLEMIGDAATPEARRKYMEGMDSDIQDLDGLVDEMLTYARLEQGSPALSFQRLDLSALLDQVISELAPLRPGIEVARGVCLSSTHLDAAWVDAEPRYLHRALQNLVSNAMRHAQSRVLISYQVGQVRCRIDVEDDGPGVPESAWERIFTPFLRLDDSRTRASGGHGLGLSIVRRIIYWHGGRALISKSNNLGGACFSLSWPRDQDKT, from the coding sequence GTGAACTCGATCTTCCTGCGCATCTATGGCGGCATGTGTGCGGCGCTGATCCTGGTCGCCCTGCTCGGCGTACTGGCCCTGCACCTACTCAATGAGGTGCGCAGCGGCCAGTATCGCGAGCACCTGGCCCACGGCACCTTTGCCCTGATGGGGGACAACCTGCAACCGATGAGCAGCATCGAGCGCAAGCGGGCCCTCGCGGTATGGGAGCGTTTGCTGGGGATTCCCTTGCAGTTGCAGACGGTGGCGGATGCCCGCCTGGACCTGAGCCAGCGCAATCGCCTGCAACGCGGCCAGGTCCTGGTGGAGCAGACCGGACCCCATGCGGCCCGGGTCCTGCGTCTGGTCAGTGAAACAGAGCAACTGCTGCTCACCGGTGAGGTACAGCAGATCAGTGAGCAATTGGCCCGGGCCACCATTTACTTGCTGGCTGACGAACTGGTGCGTTTTCCGGTGGCCGAGCAGCCGCAACGCCTGGCCGACCTGAAAGAGGCCAAGGGCTTCGGCTTTGAAATGCATCTGCTCAAGCTTGACGACGCCGATATGGACGAGGACCAGCGGCGTCGCGTGGCCGAAGGCGATACGGTGATGGCCCTGGGCAAGGGTGGCGACTCGATCCGCGTGTTTGCCGGCATGGTCGGCACGCCGTGGGTGTTGGAAATCGGCCCGCTGTACCAGATGAATCCTTATCCTGCGCAGTGGTTGGTGCTGATTGCCTTGATTGGCCTGACCCTGATCGGCCTGATTGTGTATTTGCTGGTGCGCCAACTGGAGCGCCGCCTGCGCGGGCTCGAAGCGGCTGCCACGCGGATCGCCAAAGGCAACCTGGAGGCCAGGGTACCGGCACGCGGTGCCGACTCGGTAGGGCGCCTGGCTGCGGCCTTCAATGGCATGGCCGAGCACTTGCAACGCCTGCTGGCGATCCAGCGTGAACTGGTGCGTGCGGTGTCCCATGAGTTGCGTACGCCGGTGGCGCGCCTGCGCTTTGGCTTGGAGATGATCGGCGACGCCGCCACGCCCGAAGCCCGGCGTAAATACATGGAAGGCATGGACAGCGATATCCAGGACCTCGACGGCCTGGTGGATGAAATGCTGACCTATGCCCGCCTGGAGCAGGGGTCGCCGGCCTTGAGCTTTCAGCGGCTCGACCTGAGTGCCTTGCTCGACCAGGTGATCAGCGAACTGGCGCCTTTGCGGCCAGGTATCGAGGTGGCACGGGGAGTGTGCCTGTCATCGACGCACCTGGACGCTGCCTGGGTCGACGCCGAGCCGCGTTACCTGCACCGTGCCCTGCAAAACCTGGTGAGCAATGCCATGCGCCATGCCCAGTCACGGGTGCTGATCAGCTACCAGGTGGGCCAGGTGCGTTGCCGCATTGATGTTGAAGACGATGGCCCGGGCGTACCGGAAAGTGCCTGGGAGCGGATCTTTACCCCGTTCCTGCGCCTGGATGACAGCCGTACCCGTGCTTCGGGCGGGCATGGGCTGGGTTTGTCGATTGTGCGGCGGATTATCTATTGGCATGGTGGGCGAGCGTTGATCAGCAAGAGCAACAACCTGGGGGGCGCGTGTTTCAGCCTGAGCTGGCCCCGGGACCAGGACAAAACCTGA
- a CDS encoding AraC family transcriptional regulator, protein MRERTIASHYARAALGGAHRAGYDCSTLLQQLGITPELLAEPRARIAPEQFTGLLQMLWQALDDEYLGFADGPSKRGTFAMMCHALIHCRTLEKALERGLLFYSLFPQGPRWRLSREGDMARLSLDDSQLWDPDHFLSESLLVIWHRLGSWLVGQRIRLEQATFSYPMPAHASEYDLLFPCPLGFGAASSSLLFHSRYLSLPLLQDERTLKHFLERSPADLLSRPDEGDSLSSQLRRLLSRDRTPWPDLEAVAQHLHISPQTLRRHLREEGTSFQALKDELRRDIAIFHLGRADLSLQEIAEQLGFSEPSAFHRAFKKWTGVTPGAYRAQEN, encoded by the coding sequence ATGCGCGAACGCACCATCGCCAGTCATTACGCCCGCGCAGCCTTAGGCGGTGCGCACCGGGCCGGCTACGACTGCTCGACACTGTTGCAGCAACTGGGCATTACCCCGGAACTGCTGGCAGAGCCCCGCGCGCGCATCGCGCCGGAGCAGTTCACGGGGTTGTTGCAAATGCTGTGGCAGGCCCTGGATGACGAGTACCTGGGCTTCGCCGATGGGCCGAGCAAGCGCGGCACCTTCGCCATGATGTGCCACGCGCTGATTCATTGCCGTACCCTGGAAAAGGCGCTGGAGCGTGGCTTGTTGTTCTACAGCCTGTTCCCCCAGGGGCCGCGCTGGCGCCTGAGCCGTGAAGGCGACATGGCTCGCCTGAGCCTGGATGACTCGCAACTGTGGGATCCGGATCACTTTTTGAGCGAAAGCCTGCTGGTGATATGGCATCGCCTCGGCAGTTGGCTGGTTGGCCAGCGTATCCGCCTGGAGCAGGCAACCTTCAGCTACCCGATGCCAGCCCATGCCAGCGAGTACGACTTGCTGTTCCCCTGCCCCCTGGGCTTCGGCGCGGCCAGCAGCAGCCTGTTGTTCCACAGCCGCTACCTGAGCCTGCCACTGCTGCAGGATGAACGCACCCTCAAGCACTTCCTTGAGCGCTCCCCCGCCGACCTGCTGTCCCGGCCGGACGAAGGCGACAGCCTGAGCAGCCAGTTGCGTCGCCTGCTGAGCCGCGACCGCACCCCCTGGCCAGACCTGGAGGCCGTGGCGCAGCACCTGCACATCAGCCCACAGACCCTGCGCCGGCATTTACGCGAGGAAGGCACCAGTTTCCAGGCACTCAAGGATGAGTTGCGCCGGGATATCGCGATTTTTCATCTGGGGCGCGCGGATCTGTCGTTGCAGGAGATTGCCGAGCAGTTGGGGTTTTCCGAGCCTTCGGCCTTTCACCGGGCGTTCAAGAAGTGGACGGGGGTGACGCCGGGGGCGTATCGGGCGCAGGAGAATTAG
- the ttcA gene encoding tRNA 2-thiocytidine(32) synthetase TtcA, translated as MGTLTVNQNKLQKRLRRLAGEAVADFNMIEEGDKVMVCLSGGKDSYTMLDVLMHLQKVAPIQFDIVAVNMDQKQPGFPEDVLPAYLKALGIEYHIVEKDTYSVVKELIPEGKTTCSLCSRLRRGTLYTFADEIGATKMALGHHRDDIVETFFLNMFFNGSLKAMPPKLRADDGRNVVIRPLAYCNEKDIQAYSDFKQFPIIPCNLCGSQENLQRQVVKDMLQEWERKTPGRSESIFRSLQNVIPSQLADRNLFDFTSLRIDETAASRFVNIVNL; from the coding sequence ATGGGCACCCTTACCGTCAATCAGAACAAACTGCAAAAACGCCTGCGGCGCCTGGCCGGTGAGGCTGTCGCTGACTTCAACATGATCGAGGAGGGCGACAAGGTCATGGTCTGCCTGTCTGGAGGCAAAGACAGCTACACCATGCTCGACGTGCTGATGCACCTGCAAAAGGTTGCACCGATCCAGTTCGACATCGTCGCCGTCAACATGGACCAGAAACAGCCCGGCTTCCCCGAGGATGTGCTGCCGGCCTACCTCAAGGCCCTGGGCATCGAGTACCACATCGTCGAGAAGGACACCTATTCGGTGGTCAAGGAACTGATCCCGGAAGGCAAGACCACCTGCTCGCTGTGCTCGCGCCTGCGCCGTGGCACTCTGTACACCTTTGCCGATGAAATCGGCGCGACCAAGATGGCCCTCGGTCATCACCGCGATGACATCGTCGAGACCTTCTTCCTCAACATGTTCTTCAACGGTTCCCTCAAGGCCATGCCGCCCAAGCTGCGCGCCGATGACGGGCGCAACGTGGTGATCCGCCCGCTGGCGTATTGCAACGAGAAGGACATCCAGGCCTACTCCGACTTCAAGCAATTCCCGATCATCCCCTGCAACCTCTGCGGTTCCCAGGAGAACCTGCAGCGCCAGGTGGTCAAGGACATGCTTCAGGAGTGGGAGCGCAAGACGCCGGGGCGCAGCGAGAGCATCTTTCGCAGCTTGCAGAATGTGATCCCGTCGCAACTGGCCGACCGCAATCTGTTTGACTTCACCAGCCTGCGCATCGACGAAACCGCCGCTTCGCGCTTCGTCAACATTGTGAACCTCTGA
- a CDS encoding ATP-binding protein yields MIRSLRVRLMLAATTLAVLFMLGLLPAMQGAFSLALQDSIEQRLASDVTTLISAARVDNNRLLMPAQLPDERFNLTDSRLLGYIYDREGHLVWRSRATQEENINYRPRYDGRGNEFAKIREANGQEFFVYDVEVKLLGGKSAAFSIVALQPVREYQVTLEGLRENLYLGFGAALLVLLSLLWIGLTWGLQALRRLSQELDEIEGGTRESLSEQHPRELLRLTGSLNRLLHSEREQRSRYRDSLDDLAHSLKTPLAVLQGVSEDMAQRPQDLEQARVLQSQIERMSQQISYQLQRASLRKSGLVRHQVRLRPVLQSLCDTLDKVYRDKRVRVSFALPEQCDVPIEQGALLELLGNLLENAYRLCLGEVRVTLDESADGVRLCIEDDGPGVPADQRARILQRGERLDRQHPGQGIGLAVVKDIIESYGARLTLGDSPLGGAAFRIHFPAV; encoded by the coding sequence TTGATCCGTTCGCTGCGTGTGCGCTTGATGCTGGCGGCCACCACCCTGGCCGTGTTGTTCATGCTAGGGCTGTTGCCGGCGATGCAGGGGGCATTCAGCCTGGCGTTGCAGGACTCCATCGAGCAGCGCCTGGCGTCGGATGTGACCACGCTGATCTCTGCCGCGCGGGTTGATAACAACCGCTTGCTGATGCCGGCGCAACTGCCGGACGAGCGCTTCAACCTGACCGACAGCCGCCTGCTGGGCTACATCTATGACCGCGAAGGCCATCTGGTGTGGCGTTCGCGGGCGACTCAGGAAGAAAACATCAACTACCGCCCGCGCTACGATGGGCGCGGCAACGAATTCGCGAAGATTCGCGAGGCCAACGGCCAGGAATTCTTCGTCTATGACGTCGAGGTCAAGCTGTTGGGGGGCAAGAGCGCGGCGTTCAGTATTGTCGCCCTGCAGCCGGTGCGCGAATACCAGGTGACCCTTGAAGGCCTGCGGGAAAACCTCTACCTGGGCTTCGGCGCGGCCTTGCTGGTGTTGTTGAGCCTGCTGTGGATCGGCCTGACCTGGGGCTTGCAGGCCCTGCGACGGCTGAGCCAGGAACTGGATGAAATCGAAGGTGGCACCCGTGAAAGCCTCAGCGAGCAACACCCCCGGGAGTTGCTGCGCCTGACCGGCTCCCTCAACCGTCTGCTGCACAGCGAGCGCGAGCAGCGTAGCCGTTATCGCGACTCCCTGGACGACCTGGCCCACAGCCTGAAAACCCCGCTGGCGGTGTTGCAGGGCGTGAGTGAAGACATGGCCCAGCGTCCCCAGGACCTTGAACAGGCGCGGGTGCTGCAGTCGCAGATCGAGCGCATGAGCCAGCAGATCAGCTACCAATTGCAGCGCGCCAGCCTGCGCAAAAGCGGCCTGGTGCGCCATCAGGTGCGCCTGCGCCCGGTGTTGCAAAGCCTGTGCGACACCCTCGACAAGGTCTACCGTGACAAGCGTGTGCGGGTGTCTTTCGCGTTGCCGGAGCAATGCGACGTGCCCATCGAGCAGGGCGCCTTGCTGGAATTGCTCGGCAACCTCCTGGAAAACGCTTACCGGCTGTGCCTGGGCGAAGTGCGTGTGACCCTGGATGAAAGTGCCGATGGCGTGCGCTTATGCATCGAAGACGACGGCCCCGGCGTGCCCGCCGACCAGCGCGCGCGGATCCTGCAGCGCGGCGAGCGGTTGGATCGCCAGCATCCGGGGCAGGGAATTGGATTGGCGGTGGTCAAGGACATCATTGAAAGCTACGGCGCGCGGTTGACCCTGGGGGATTCGCCTTTAGGGGGCGCGGCGTTCAGGATTCATTTTCCGGCGGTGTGA
- a CDS encoding 4'-phosphopantetheinyl transferase family protein, translated as MNPIPACCTPLDDHWPLPTTLPGTVFLSTRFEPKLLEAGDFQRCAVPPPASIQRSVAKRQAEFLAGRLCARSALKQLAGLDFIPAIGEDRAPVWPGHISGSITHSTGHAAAIVGHKAQWRGLGMDLENLLPLERAERLAGEILTPDEMQRMGAGSREQIAQWVTLTFSAKESLFKALYPIVQKRFYFEHAEVVQWSEAGSLRLRLLTDLSSEWRHGKELEGQFAVQEGQLLSLVAISA; from the coding sequence ATGAACCCGATACCCGCCTGCTGCACCCCACTTGATGATCACTGGCCGCTGCCCACCACCTTGCCCGGCACGGTGTTCCTGAGCACCCGCTTTGAGCCCAAATTGCTGGAAGCCGGCGACTTCCAGCGCTGCGCCGTACCACCACCGGCGAGCATCCAGCGCTCAGTGGCCAAGCGCCAGGCCGAGTTTCTTGCCGGCAGGCTGTGCGCCCGCAGCGCCTTAAAACAATTGGCAGGCCTGGACTTCATTCCCGCCATCGGTGAGGACCGTGCGCCGGTGTGGCCCGGCCATATCAGCGGTTCGATCACCCACAGCACCGGGCATGCGGCGGCCATTGTCGGGCACAAGGCGCAATGGCGCGGGCTGGGCATGGACCTGGAGAACCTGTTGCCCCTTGAGCGGGCCGAGCGCCTGGCCGGGGAAATCCTCACCCCGGATGAAATGCAACGCATGGGCGCCGGGTCACGGGAGCAGATTGCGCAATGGGTGACCCTGACGTTTTCGGCCAAGGAAAGCCTGTTCAAGGCGCTCTACCCGATTGTGCAGAAGCGTTTTTACTTTGAGCACGCGGAGGTGGTGCAGTGGTCGGAGGCCGGCTCGCTGCGCCTGCGGTTGCTGACGGACTTGTCCAGTGAGTGGCGCCATGGCAAAGAGCTGGAGGGGCAGTTTGCGGTGCAAGAGGGGCAGTTGTTGAGCCTGGTGGCGATCAGCGCCTGA
- a CDS encoding SprT family zinc-dependent metalloprotease: protein MPEQLNTRVEDCFLQAESFFKRSFKRPRVSLKLRGQKAGVAHLHENLLRFNPQLYRENSQHFLKQTVAHEVAHLIAHQLFGERIQPHGEEWQLIMRGVYELPPDRCHTYEIQRRRVTRYIYRCPCADSDFPFSAQRHGLVNQGRRYLCRRCRETLVFTGETRVE, encoded by the coding sequence ATGCCCGAGCAACTCAATACCCGCGTCGAAGATTGTTTCCTGCAAGCCGAATCCTTTTTCAAACGAAGTTTCAAACGCCCCCGGGTCAGCCTCAAGCTACGTGGGCAGAAAGCCGGTGTCGCGCATCTGCACGAGAACCTGCTGCGCTTCAACCCCCAGCTGTACCGAGAAAACAGCCAACACTTCCTCAAACAGACGGTGGCCCACGAAGTGGCGCACCTGATCGCCCACCAATTGTTTGGCGAACGTATCCAGCCCCATGGCGAGGAATGGCAGTTGATCATGCGCGGGGTCTACGAACTGCCGCCTGATCGATGCCATACCTATGAGATCCAGCGCCGGCGGGTGACCCGCTACATCTATCGCTGCCCGTGTGCCGACAGTGACTTCCCATTCTCGGCCCAGCGCCATGGGCTGGTGAACCAGGGGCGGCGGTATTTGTGCCGCAGATGTCGGGAGACGTTGGTGTTTACCGGGGAGACTCGGGTGGAGTGA